Genomic segment of Panicum virgatum strain AP13 chromosome 9N, P.virgatum_v5, whole genome shotgun sequence:
cacttagggcctgtcgccctatagGGCGACCGTGgggtatttttaaaatatttcaaaacggacatatatttttgaaatttttattttttcaaaatataaaaaagaaaaaagcgctccCGAACGGGCCATACGGGCCACTTTTCCCTGAGAGCCCAAAGGAAGAAAGCTCAACACGGCCCACTGTGGTTAATTGGCGTCCACAGCTTCTGCTGAGACGCAGGCAAGAACCGCCGAACCGGCGCGTGAGAGAGGTTCAGAGCTTAACACAGATGGGGAAAAAAATATAGggtctgtttagttcattttgcaaaaaaatttacaaatgaatcttggtcatttgaagtactaaatgaagtctatttataaaactttttgcacagatgggttgtaaatcgcgagacgaatctaataatgctaattaatccatgattaatcaataattagcggacggttaccgtagcatcactgttgcaaatcatagattaagtaggctcattagattcgttttataaatagacttcatttagtatttcaaattaataagatttcttttcactttaatgcgtttacggtttttttgtgtttacatgTAAGGAACACAGGGCCATAGATGGATCAGAGCGACCGCCGTTAACCCCAGCAGCCGTGCTCCTACGTCCTACCTCCGCAGTGTGCGCTGCagcgctggtgctgctgctggcctccAGCAGCTTGCagcgggccggccgccgccccgaaCCACTAGGTGCGCACTTGCAGTCGCATCGGGAGAGAGCGAGCGGTCAGGGCGGACGAGCGGGCGAGCGACTGCTGGCGGAGATGTTAAGTGCTGGGCACCTGTTCAAGTGCTGGTTTGGACCATTTCTTAGGGTGGGCCGTGGCCCGACCCACCTGGCTGCAAGAGGAGTCGAGGATCAGCCTGCTGGGCTTCTTTACATGGGGCTGAAAAACAGTATTTGTCCTGTTTCCAAATTTGACGTCCTATATTCGGTAcatatttcaaatttattaaaaaatacgAAAACGAgctggtaaaaatgtataaatctAGTGGAATGGGACGAGATTTATCCCGACTGTTTTCAACACTAGTAACCGTTATAATGCACGAGTTGATGGGCGATAGATTCTTTTTATTTAATGTTTTTCTGAATGCAAGAACCGCTCAATTTATTCAGCTTTACGTGTGCTTATGTGCAGGGTACGACAACACAGACCGACAACGAAGTCGATCGATCATTTTGGTAGATTATTGACAATGTTGCGGAGTACTTGGACTACTTGCGCTTGAGGGAGTTGGTGAGCGCCAAGCCGATGATGGCGACGAGGAGGctgagcagcggcgcggcggccaagATGATCCTCCTGTTCCTGTAGTagacggcgtggaggcggctcctcgtcctcctcctggcCCGGAGCTCGACGATGCCCTCGAGCGTCTGCAGGTAGAGCTCCTGGCGCGGCAGCGGGTCCATGAGGGCCTCGAAGAACTCGGCCGTCCGCTGGTCGCTCATGGTGCTGAACAGGATCCTCCTGGACCGCAGCTCCTCGACGTCCCGCTCGGTGCGGATGAGCGAGCCGAGGATAGCGAGGTAGGAGCTGACGCCGCTCTGATCCGACCGGTCCGTCACGCACTCCAACGCCACCATGTTGATGAGCCAGCAGCACGGCAGCCAGCTGAGCGCCAGCTGCGGGAGGACGAGCCGGCCGacccggagcgccgccggctccACCCTCACGTCCGTCACGCGGCACGTGCCGCTGCCGTGGATCCGGATGCCGGCCTCCGCGAGCTCCACGGCCGACGTGAAGTGCGCGAACGGGCGCGCGTAGTCGCAGTAccggacgccggcgccggccgctggCGCGGCGGACCCGCCGAGGTGCCGCTGGTGGACGAGGTCCAGGAGGTGGACGGGGCTCAGCCCGTGCCACGGCGCGTCGTCGAACCGCGGCTCACGGCTGCCGACGTCGAGGTAGGCGAGGATCTTGGCGACAAACTCGTCGACGCGGACGGGCCGCAGCGCCGCGAGCGCGCGCACCACGGCCCAGGGGATCTGGTTCTCGAGCAGCAGGATGTCCTTCATGATCCGCAGCATGCGACCGTGCGTCCACGACCAGTGCTCCAGCTCCGCCGGGTAGTCCTTGGTGAGGATCGCCACCACGGCGAGCAGGAAGCACCCGTCGACGACCATCATGTTGGCGAAGTCGGTGTCGGCCATGGTGAGCCCGTCGGAGTAGCAGAGCCGCGCCTCCGGCAGGACCGGCCGGACAGCCTCGAGGAACATGTCAACGGTCGTCTTCCCCTTCACGGCGCTCCGGCAGAACTCGTGCGCCACGGCCTCCTTCACCTGCTCCATCTCCACCAGGTGCGGCGAGGCGCGGTGGTGGTAGGGCCCGATGGAGACCACGTCCGGCGAGAAGTAGCGCTCCTCCAGGCCGGCCCGCACGCTCGGCGGCACCTTCTGGATGATGAGCGGCCGGCTGTGCCGGTGCTGCGCCGCGCGGAGCGTCGCGTTGCTGGTGGACAGGCGGAAGGACAGTTCCCGCTGGTGAGGAGGGAGAAGGCCGGCTTCCGGGTCGTggagctccatggccgccggcgggcggaggcggaccTCGCTAATCGCACTGATCGCTTCATCATCCCTATATCTATCTGGTTCGGTAATTGCATGGTAATCACATAGTAAGAGAGACGAAAAAAAGCTTTGGTAAATTGCTTTGAAACTGCAAGTTATTTCCATCGTGTGTCTTGCAAGCAAAGAATGCATGCATCAGAGCATGAGTGACCGAGTCCGTATGGGAAAATTCTTGTTTATTTTTCGCATGATTGTATATAGGACTTTCTATTGTCATTTTGTTCGGTGGTAGGATATAATaattagagtaaaatgcactgtgggtccttaaactagttctccttttctgtttaggtccatgaactttgaaaatatatttctaggtcCACGATCTATTTAAGTGAGCCATTTGAGGTCCAAAACGCCCTTGACCTGCTCTGACCGTCTACGTGGATCGCCAAGCCGGCTCTGACGTGGACCTGGCCTGTGTGTTGGCATCTGACTAGaggcaaaaaaataaataaataaagtgCAAGTAGGCCCTCCCATCCCGACCCCTCCTTATGCTCCCCTGTTCTTTCGTCTTCCTCAGTGACGAGGCGGAAGGGGGCGATTAGGGCGGCGGCGATCGGCGTTCATCGAAGATAGTGAGGGGCCGGCGGCAGTGGATGCTCGCGAGAGGATCTGAAGGGAGGCAAGGAGGGACCAGTCGTGGCACTTGAAGCGCAGCGATGGCGCCGCGATTGCGGCGGAAAGCAGAACCTGCGCCCGTGTATGGTGAGTCGATTAAAGCCCCAATCTTTGAGATTAGTTAGTTGTCGGTCGAGTATTGGTACACGTAGATCATGTATTTGGTGGAAATGTCGGGTATTTGGTCGATTTCAGGAAGATTGTTAGGGTTTTGGTTGAGCCGTGGGGTTTTGTGGAAGGTTGTGTTCATGATCCATGTGCAATTTTGTGTAGGTTCTGGTAGTGATGAGTTCACAGTAGAGGTCCGACATGgctgtttttttgttgggcatgGCCAGTTGAGGAGCTATGTGGATGGGAAGGTTTCTTGGTTCGATTATTGTGAGTCAGAGACATGGTCTCCTTTGTGGTTTGATGATTTCATAGAGCAACTTGGATATGAGAGGACTGAAAGCATGAGGATTTACTGGCAGTTACCTGGGAAGGATGTGGCTGATGGATTAAGAGTGATTTCCAATGACTCATACACTAATGTGATGGTGTCAGTTGTAGATAGGGTCAAGAACCTTGTGGTATACTTTGATCATGATGACAACATTGCAGGCTTGGACTTTGATGATATTGTAGTGAACCTAGTTGCTGATTTGCCCAAGGTACTGAGCCCTCACAAGGTGCAGTATGTTCCAAAGAAGGTGGATGAGAAgctaccaaatttttacagtgatgTACCAAGCACTAGTAGAGGCATGGTAGATGATGAAGGAAGTGATTCAAGTGGTGGTGATGATGGCAGTTCTGAAGACTCAGATTTCGTGGACAGTGACTATGAAATTGATGCAGATGATGATGACTTGTTTGTTAAGAATGTTGATGTGGGGTTGAATGATGAGGGTGCAGCTGTGAATGCATCATCAAGTCAAGGTGTTGATGATGATATTTGTATAGATGAGGACTGCTGGGATCTTCCAGATTCTGAGGATGAAGGAGAAGTGAGATTAAGGTTCAAGTCTTGGTCTGCAGAGGACTTTAGTAATCCAGTGTTCAAACCAGGGATGTTGTTTCCTTCAGTTGAGGTTTTGAGGAAGGCAATCACTGAATACAGTCTGAAGAATAGGGTGCAGATAAAGATGCCAAGGAATGATAGAACTAGGATAGAGGCTCACTATGCTCCAGGATGTCCATGGAGGTTGTATGCTTCCCATGATAGCAGGGCCAAATGTTTCATGGTCAAGACATATCAGAGTGAGCACAACTGT
This window contains:
- the LOC120689314 gene encoding UPF0481 protein At3g47200-like, which codes for MELHDPEAGLLPPHQRELSFRLSTSNATLRAAQHRHSRPLIIQKVPPSVRAGLEERYFSPDVVSIGPYHHRASPHLVEMEQVKEAVAHEFCRSAVKGKTTVDMFLEAVRPVLPEARLCYSDGLTMADTDFANMMVVDGCFLLAVVAILTKDYPAELEHWSWTHGRMLRIMKDILLLENQIPWAVVRALAALRPVRVDEFVAKILAYLDVGSREPRFDDAPWHGLSPVHLLDLVHQRHLGGSAAPAAGAGVRYCDYARPFAHFTSAVELAEAGIRIHGSGTCRVTDVRVEPAALRVGRLVLPQLALSWLPCCWLINMVALECVTDRSDQSGVSSYLAILGSLIRTERDVEELRSRRILFSTMSDQRTAEFFEALMDPLPRQELYLQTLEGIVELRARRRTRSRLHAVYYRNRRIILAAAPLLSLLVAIIGLALTNSLKRK